A portion of the Esox lucius isolate fEsoLuc1 chromosome 20, fEsoLuc1.pri, whole genome shotgun sequence genome contains these proteins:
- the pik3r4 gene encoding LOW QUALITY PROTEIN: phosphoinositide 3-kinase regulatory subunit 4 (The sequence of the model RefSeq protein was modified relative to this genomic sequence to represent the inferred CDS: inserted 2 bases in 1 codon) produces the protein MGNQLAGIAPSQILSVDSYFSDIHDHEYDKSLGSTRFFKVARAKHREGLVVVKVFAIQDPSLPLTSYKQELEELKIRLHSCQNCLPFQKASLTEKAAILFRQYVRDNLYDRISTRPFLNNVEKRWLAFQILTAVDQAHKSGVRHGDIKTENVMVTSWNWVLLTDFASFKPTYLPEDNPADFNYFFDTSRRRTCYIAPERFVDGSMFTTESDQNTPLVDLTSNSQRSRGELKQAMDIFSAGCVIAELFTEGVPLFDLSQLLAYRKGHFQTEHVLMKIEDRSIRELVAQMVHREPEKRLTAEEYLKQQRGNAFPDIFYTFLQPYMAQFAKETFQSADERVLVIRKDLDNILHNLRCGGPGGSSEKPEKGARESGSVSAKEEQGLVVLVSVITSCLQTLRSCDSKLAALELVLHLAGRLSVEILLDRITPYLLHFCSDPAPRVRAQAVRTLAKVLALVKEVPRNDVNIYPEYILPGIAHLAQDDATIVRLAYAENIAHLAETALRFLELVQENNLNMEHDLNGEDAEETLHPNENYDSELQALHEMVQQKVVTLLSDSENIVKQSLMENGITRLCVFFGRQKANDVLLSHMITFLNDKNDWHLRGAFFDSIVGVAAYVGWQSSSILKPLLQQGLSDAEEFVIYKALNALTCMCQLGLLQKPHIYEFVSDIAPFLCHPNLWIRYGAVGFITVVAQHLNIADVYCKLMPHLNPFITQPIIQIDKEIVLLSVLKEPVSRSIFDYSLRSKDIASLFRHLLLRQKKRSGSLPECPIPEDPAIAQLLKKLLSQGMTEAEEDKLLALKDFMLKSNKAKANMGDQSYLGEAVQSGVIDLATLGITGRQVDLVKPKQEAEDKRARKHPKPDSNMNEEWKSMFGSQEPAVSVPQPTTVRKGSVSRSLATSLCLIPXSSHRQVPEASGVQTRRNTASPAVPVAQSAGGVSTYQRRLNTCKAELQQLVQQKREQCSAERMAKQMMESAEWESRPPPPGWHPKGLLVAHLHEHKSAVNRIRVSDEHSIFATASNDGTVKVWDSQKMEGKTTTTRSVLTYSRIGGHVKTLTFCQGSHYLAAASDNGSIQLLAIEANKPPKSPKVNPFQTRFLDQKDDGCVVDIHHFNSGAQSVLAYATVNGSLVGWDLRSNSNAWTLRHDLRLGLITSFTVDMYQCWLCLGTSNGTMACWDMRFQLPISNHSHPARARIRRLLMHPLYQSSVIAAVQGNNEVSMWDMETGDRKFTLWASSAPPLSEMQPSPHSVHGIYCSPADGNPLLLTAGSDMRIRFWDLAYPDRSYIVAGGANEPLHCPSVRYSCKIIEGTEVVQEIHSKQKSGATEDAPRRGPESLPVGHHDIITDIATFQTTQGFIVTSSRDGIVKVWK, from the exons ATGGGGAATCAGCTGGCAGGGATCGCCCCCTCCCAGATACTCTCTGTGGACAGCTATTTCTCTGACATCCATGATCATGAGTATGACAAGAGCCTGGGAAGCACTCGCTTCTTTAAGGTTGCCCGTGCCAAGCACAGGGAAGGTCTGGTAGTGGTGAAGGTGTTTGCTATCCAGGACCCCTCTTTGCCCCTGACCAGTTACAAGcaggagctggaggagctgaagaTCAGACTACACTCCTGCCAGAACTGCCTGCCCTTCCAGAAGGCCTCTCTCACTGAAAAGGCCGCCATCCTCTTCCGTCAGTATGTCCGGGACAATCTCTATGACCGCATAAGCACGCGGCCTTTCCTCAACAACGTGGAGAAGCGATGGCTAGCCTTCCAGATCCTCACTGCTGTGGACCAGGCTCACAAATCGGGCGTGAGACATGGTGACATAAAGACGGAAAACGTGATGGTGACCAGCTGGAACTGGGTGTTGCTCACAGACTTTGCCAGCTTCAAGCCTACCTATTTACCGGAGGACAACCCGGCCGACTTTAACTACTTCTTCGACACCTCCAGGCGACGGACCTGTTACATTGCACCAGAGAGGTTTGTTGATGGGAGTATGTTCACAACAGAGAGTGACCAGAATACGCCTCTGGTGGACCTCACCAGCAACAGCCAGAGGAGCCGGGGAGAGCTCAAACAGGCTATGGATATCTTCTCAGCTG GTTGTGTCATCGCGGAACTCTTTACAGAGGGAGTGCCGCTCTTTGATCTCTCTCAACTGCTGGCATATCGCAAAGGACACTTTCAGACAGAGCATGTCCTCATGAAAATAGAGGACCGTAGCATCAGAGAGCTG GTGGCCCAGATGGTACACCGGGAGCCTGAAAAGCGCCTGACTGCGGAGGAGTACCTGAAGCAGCAGAGGGGTAACGCCTTCCCGGACATATTCTACACCTTCCTGCAGCCCTACATGGCCCAGTTCGCCAAGGAAACCTTCCAGTCGGCAGACGAGCGTGTTCTGGTCATCCGAAAAGACCTGGACAACATCCTCCATAACCTCCGCTGTGGAGGGCCTGGCGGATCTTCTGAAAAGCCAGAGAAAGGGGCCCGCGAGTCTGGCTCGGTGTCAGCcaaggaggagcagggcctGGTGGTGCTGGTGTCGGTCATCACCTCCTGCCTCCAGACGCTGCGCTCCTGTGACTCCAAACTGGCGGCTCTGGAGCTCGTTCTGCACCTGGCGGGCCGCCTGAGTGTGGAGATTCTGTTGGATCGCATCACGCCCTACCTGCTGCACTTCTGCAGCGACCCGGCACCGCGGGTCAGGGCCCAGGCGGTGCGCACCCTGGCCAAGGTGCTGGCACTGGTCAAGGAGGTCCCACGCAACGATGTCAACATCTACCCGGAGTACATCCTGCCGGGCATAGCCCACCTGGCGCAGGACGACGCCACCATCGTCAGACTGGCGTACGCAG agaACATAGCCCACTTGGCTGAGACGGCACTGAGATTCTTAGAGCTTGTTCAGGAGAATAATCTGAACATGGAGCATGATTTGAATGGGGAGGACGCAGAGGAGACCCTTCACCCAAATGAGAACTATGACTCTG AGCTGCAGGCCCTGCATGAGATGGTGCAGCAAAAGGTGGTGACGCTGCTGAGCGACTCTGAGAACATAGTCAAGCAGTCTCTGATGGAGAACGGCATCACGCGGCTCTGCGTGTTCTTCGGCCGGCAGAAGGCCAATGACGTGCTGCTCTCCCACATGATCACCTTCCTGAACGACAAGAACGACTGGCACCTGCGGGGGGCCTTCTTCGACAGCATCGTGG GTGTGGCGGCGTACGTGGGCTGGCAGAGTTCGTCCATCCTGAAGCCTCTCCTGCAGCAGGGCCTGAGCGACGCCGAGGAGTTTGTCATCTACAAGGCTCTGAACGCCCTCACCTGCATGTGCCAGCTGGGCCTGCTCCAGAAGCCTCACATCTACGAGTTTGTCAGCGACATTG CCCCTTTCCTGTGCCACCCTAACCTGTGGATCCGCTATGGGGCGGTGGGCTTCATCACCGTGGTGGCCCAGCACCTGAACATAGCCGACGTCTACTGCAAACTGATGCCTCACCTCAACCCCTTCATCACACAGCCTATCATACAG ATCGACAAAGAGATCGTGCTGCTCAGTGTGCTGAAGGAGCCGGTGAGCCGCTCAATCTTTGACTACTCCCTGCGCTCTAAAGACATCGCCAGCCTCTTCCGGCACCTGCTGTTGCGCCAGAAGAAGCGCAGCGGTTCGCTGCCAGAATGCCCCATCCCGGAGGACCCCGCCATCGCCCAGCTGCTCAAGAAACTGCTCTCACAG GGGATGACGGAGGCGGAAGAAGACAAGCTGTTGGCTCTCAAGGATTTCATGCTGAAGTCGAACAAAGCCAAGGCCAACATGGGTGACCAGAGCTACCTGGGGGAGGCGGTCCAGAGCGGGGTCATTGATCTGGCTACACTCGGCATCACAGGACGCCAGGTGGATCTGGTCAAACCCAAGCAGGAGGCGGAGGACAAGAGAG cACGGAAGCATCCCAAGCCTGACTCCAACATGAACGAAGAGTGGAAGAGCATGTTTGGCTCTCAGGAACCAGCGGTCTCCGTACCACAGCCCACCACGGTACGTAAAGGGTCTGTTAGCAGGAGTCTGGCGACTTCCCTCTGTCTTATCCC TTCTTCCCACCGCCAGGTGCCTGAAGCCTCGGGCGTTCAGACCAGGAGAAACACAGCCTCTCCTGCTGTCCCCGTGGCTCAGTCCGCGGGCGGCGTCTCCACGTACCAGCGGCGTCTCAACACCTGCAAGGCGGAGCTTCAGCAGCTGGTGCAGCAGAAGAGGGAGCAGTGCAGTGCCGAACGCATGGCCAAACAGATGATGGAGAGCGCCGAGTGGGAGAGCCGTCCTCCGCCACCAG GGTGGCACCCTAAAGGTCTCCTAGTGGCTCACCTCCACGAGCACAAGTCTGCGGTCAACCGGATCCGTGTGTCAGACGAGCACTCCATCTTCGCCACTGCCTCCAACGACGGCACTGTTAAGGTCTGGGACAGCCAGAAAATGGAGGGcaaaaccaccaccaccag GTCAGTGCTAACATATTCCCGGATCGGGGGTCACGTGAAGACCTTAACATTCTGTCAGGGGTCACACTACTTGGCTGCTGCATCAGACAACGGCTCCATCCAGCTGCTGGCCATTGAGGCCAACAAGCCCCCCAAATCACCCAAAGTCAACCCCTTTCAGACCAG GTTTCTGGACCAGAAGGATGATGGCTGTGTGGTGGACATCCACCATTTTAACTCTGGTGCCCAGTCTGTTCTGGCTTACGCCACGGTGAACGGTTCTCTAGTAGGCTGGGACCTGCGCTCCAACTCCAATGCTTGGACCCTCCGCCATGACCTCCGGCTGGGGCTCATCACCTCCTTCACCGTTGACATGTACCAGTGCTGGCTTTGCCTCG GTACAAGCAATGGCACTATGGCGTGCTGGGACATGCGGTTCCAACTCCCCATCTCCAACCACTCCCACCCTGCCCGAGCACGAATCAGACGACTGCTCATGCACCCCCTCTACCAATCCTCTGTCATCGCCG CCGTCCAGGGAAACAATGAAGTATCCATGTGGGACATGGAGACAGGGGACAGGAAGTTCACTCTGTGGGCCAGCTCTGCTCCGCCCCTGTCAGAGATGCAACCGTCCCCCCACAGTGTCCACGGAATCTACTGCAGCCCCGCAGATGGGAACCCGCTCCTCCTCACCGCCGGCTCTGACATGAGAATCAG GTTCTGGGACTTGGCCTACCCAGACAGGTCTTACATCGTGGCGGGGGGAGCCAATGAACCGCTGCACTGCCCCTCAGTCCGCTACAGCTGCAAGATCATTGAGGGCACGGAGGTTGTTCAG GAGATCCACAGTAAGCAGAAGAGTGGGGCCACAGAGGACGCCCCCCGTCGGGGCCCAGAGTCTCTCCCTGTAGGTCACCATGACATCATCACTGACATCGCCACCTTTCAGACCACACAGGGCTTCATTGTCACCTCGTCGAGAGATGGCATCGTCAAAGTCTGGAAATAA